The uncultured Carboxylicivirga sp. genomic interval AACCTAAATCTGAATTAATTTTCATTACTGCCAATCCGGTGGTTAACCCAAATAGCTTAGCTTGTGGGTATCGTTTCCTGGAAAGTTCAAAGGCCTTGCTTTTAATGGCTTTTGCCAAGCCCTGACCTCTAAAACTATCGACAACAATTAAACCGGAGTTAGCAACAAACTTTTCGTGTCCCCAAGTTTCGATATAACAGAAACCTGCAAACTCTTGGTTATGCAATGCCAATATAGCCTTCCCCTCTTCGATCTTCTTCAGGATATAATCCGGATTACGTTTGGCAATACCAGTGCCTCTAACCTTTGCAGCTTCTGCAATGGTCTCCAGAATTATATCCACATAAGTGGCATGTTCTTTTTGTGCGACAAAAATGTTGAACTCCATCGTCTCTTATCTGTACTGTTTTCTTATAATGATTTATCTTTTAAACCTGGCATAAACAGCGACAGTGCGTTGATTACGTCTGTTTTACTTACTCCTTCGCGACTGATCAGTAAGATTGTATCATCACCCGCAATAGTTCCTAATATTTCATATGGCCCATGACTATCAATTACTGAAGCAATACCGTTAGCAAAACCAGGCCTAGTTTTAATGATTGCCATTTGACCTGAAAACTCAATTGATTCTACTCCACTAACCGGAAACTCCTCATTAGACGGTAACAAAGGCTCTGCTTTTTGGGCTATATCCGGAATAACATATTTATATCCGGTTTCAGCATCTGGCACTTTAGCAACCTTCAAGTATTTCAGGTCACGCGATAATGTAGCTTGAGTCAGTTTAAAACCATCCTCTTCCAACAAGCTAACCAGTTCTTCTTGCGAACTGACTTTTCGCGAACTAACCAGATGTTTTATAGCTAATAATCGTTGCGCTTTAATTTTCATTTCTCCTTGTAATGTATATTTATTCGGTGTCACTGCAAATTTATTCATTTATTATTAAAATCAAAGCTGTTTTTTATAAAATTTATGTATTTTTGCATGACAATTTTAATTGATAACCAAAATAAAAAGGTAGTCAAGTGACTTTAACACTTCGGAATACAAGTACTATATCAATATTATCTCACTCAACTTTTCAGTTTGTTCTCTCTTTTTTATTCTTTATTCACAAAAAATCAACCTCAATATTTAATCTTGGGGCTTTTTTTTGCATAAAAATGAGAAAATGAAATATCCGCTTGTTTAATGAAGTGTTAATAAAATAAGAATATTTAAGTAGCTAGCAACATAAACTGCATTGTAAAATGAAGAAGAACGTCAAGAAGGTCGTTGTACTGGGTTCAGGGGCCCTGAAAATCGGAGAAGCAGGAGAATTTGATTATTCAGGCTCACAAGCGTTAAAAGCCCTAAAAGAAGAAGGTATTGAAACAGTGTTGATTAATCCAAACATTGCAACAGTACAAACTTCGGAAGGTATCGCAGATAAAATTTACTATCTGCCTGTTACACCGTACTTCGTTGAAGAAGTGATGAAGAAAGAAAAGCCCGAAGGTATTCTTTTGGCTTTTGGAGGACAAACTGCTTTAAACTGTGGTACTAAACTGTATGAAGCCGGCACTTTGGCCAAATACAATGTAGAGGTATTAGGCACA includes:
- a CDS encoding ArgR family transcriptional regulator — its product is MNKFAVTPNKYTLQGEMKIKAQRLLAIKHLVSSRKVSSQEELVSLLEEDGFKLTQATLSRDLKYLKVAKVPDAETGYKYVIPDIAQKAEPLLPSNEEFPVSGVESIEFSGQMAIIKTRPGFANGIASVIDSHGPYEILGTIAGDDTILLISREGVSKTDVINALSLFMPGLKDKSL
- a CDS encoding GNAT family N-acetyltransferase — encoded protein: MEFNIFVAQKEHATYVDIILETIAEAAKVRGTGIAKRNPDYILKKIEEGKAILALHNQEFAGFCYIETWGHEKFVANSGLIVVDSFRGQGLAKAIKSKAFELSRKRYPQAKLFGLTTGLAVMKINSDLGYRPVTFSELTDDEMFWKGCQTCVNYDILLRTGRKHCLCTGMLFDPEKMKVIQDEKEKSKKSKSRWQTIRESVKQLKKNNNKDNVINRIKRATALF